In Spirosoma sp. KUDC1026, the sequence TCGAAACCCAGATCCACCGAGCGGTTCAGTTCCAGTTCCAGGTGCGAAGGCGACGAAATGCTGGTCGCCAGGCCGTAGTAAATCCGGGTGCCGTCGGTCAGGCCACCCGTGAAAAACTGCCGGGGTCCTTTGCGCCGGTTGGTTGCCCAGGACTCTTTACGTTCCAGCGCATCGTACGGATCGGCGCCTGGCTCGCGCACCGACGTAATGCCGTACGATAACCACAGTCGTCCCTGCTGCTCGCCCGACATGGCGTTCTGGTGGGAGTGCATCTCGAACAGGCCGGGAATAATGGTTTTGGTGGACGCATCGATTACCTTACCGCTACGTTGCGCCTGATGCGGTACGATGTCGCGAATCCGGTTGCCCTCAATCAGAATATCGACGTTCGTGCGGTACGTAGCTGACTTGCCATCAAACACCCGTCCGGCGTGAATTACCAGCGACTCACTGGGTTTGGCCGGTTGCCAGGTGAACTGCATCGGAATATTTTCGATGTGGCCGTCGGCCAGGTACACCTGTTTCAGCGTATCGGTTGCCATGTAAAGCAGGCTCTGGGAATCGCCCGCCCAGGTTGGCGCGTCGGCCAGGTCGTTCGTCAGGCGTTTAGGTGGCCCAAGCGGATTGCCCTGCCGGTCGACGGGACTTACCCAGAGCAAGCCGTCCATGATGTACGCCATCCAGTTGCCGTTTGGCGACCAGGCGGGGCCGTTTTTGCCGCGGGTTCCCAGCGTCCGTTCTTCCACCGGCGATACGTGCCGGTCGCCACTGCCGTCGGCCGCGCCGTCGATGGTGACCAGCGTAATCTCACTTTTCCCTTCGCGGTAGCGCGACGAGTACACGTCCAGCGCCGACAGGGCAATGGTTCGTCCGTCGGGTGACCAGCTGGGCTGGCTCGGCACAAATACCGATTCGTGGTGTTTGTCGATCTTACCCGTCGCTACGTCGACGGAACTGAGCGTACCGCGCCCCCAGACGTTACGGGGATCACCCTGATAAAACGCAATCCGCTTACCATCCGGTGACCAGGTGGGGTAGTTGATGTCGTCCGGCAGATCAACCAGCCGCTGGTCTTTGCCGGTTTTCAGGTCGCGTACCCAGAGGTCCATGTTGCCCTGCCGGTCGGACGTAAAAGCCAGCTGTGCGCCATCCGGCGACCAGGTCGGGTCGGCTTCGATATAAGCATCGTTGGTCAGGGCTTTGGGCTGCGGGTTGCCTTTAGTCAGTAGCCAGATATCGCCCAGGGCGGCAAAGACAATCTGTTTACCATCCGGCGAGAGGGTAGGGCCCTTGATGCCTTTGACGGGACGGGGCGTTGCCGTATCAAAATCATACCGTTTCCGCTGGTAGTTCCGGCGCGATATGGTAACCGTCGCCGTAAAAGGAATTACCGTTGTTTTCTGCCCCAGTTTTCCACGCTTCAGTTGACCGTCGGCCGTGTAGATGTATTCGGTGGGCGAGAACCAGCTCGCCCGGAAGGGAAATACGTCTTCCGTGGCCTGAGAAAGCAGTTGACTCTTTTTGTCATCCAGGCCGACGCTGGAGAGGTTGCTCTGGTCTTTGGTCAGGGCGTTGTACAGTATATGGCTTCCGTTTGGTTGCCAGGTCGGTGCCGCCAGTTTCGCCGACGTACCCAGGACGAGTTGCTCCGTTCCGCCAAATGGTAACCGGTACAGACCGGGCGCGTCGGGTCGTTCCGAAATGAACGCGATTTGCTGCCCGTCGGGTGAGTAGGCTGGGTTGTATTCATTGGCGGCATTCTTTGTGAGTTGCGTCAGCTTGCCGTCGGCTACGGTCAGTTGCCAGATGTCGTAATTACCACCCCGGTCGGAGGAGAAAACCAGCGTTTTGCCATCCGGCGACCAGTGGGGTTCGCGGTCGTCGTAAATGCCAAAGGTTAGCTGTTTGCGCTCCGTTCCAATTTTATTCACCATCCAGAGGTGGTACGTCCCATCCCAGAACGCGTGAAAAACCACCCAGTTGCCATCCGGCGACCAGGCGGGCTGCCGGCAGTCGCCCAGCGCGTCGGTAACCGGAATGGCAGTGCCGCCCTTACTAGAAAGCAGCCAGATCGTTCCCTGAAGATCCATCGCAATCGTTTGCCCATCCGGCGACAGGGCTGCCGCCATATTAGTGCCTTCGGTTACGGGAACCTTCAGTGAATCGAGGGTACTGGCTTTTGTCTGGACTGTGCCTAAAAACAACAGGAAAATCAGGAGCCGATTCATGAAGGAGAGGGAGTAGAACGCTGGGGAATTCATAGGGACACAATCTATATGAGTATGGTAGGCACTGATGAACCTGAAAAGCTCGACAGAAGGCGGATTGACCAAAGGTAAAAATCACTATTTGTATTTCGAATAACGAATAAGATTTTATTTTATAAAATTTAATTTGTTTAGAATATAATTCTTTTTAAATATATATAAATAGTATTAAATCTTAATATTTATAGATATTTAAAATAATATATTGAAATGGGTTGCGAAGTTATGTCTGGAAAGATATATTTGGATAACGTCTATGTTGAGACTATTTCTACTCAATCGGTTTGCTGATTGAGTAAGCCGCTTTTCAATTGACTGTCTGCGTTTTAGCGGCAATCGATTGAGCGCTACGAGTACCCTGCTTGGCGAGTTTCTTCTTTTTTATAGCGTCTTCATCAGTACTTAACCCAATTTTGTTATGCGTAAACGATTACCGCTTATTCTACTACTTTTTGCGCTTTATCTGCCAATGCAGATATGGGCACAGGGCCGGACTGTTAAAGGCGTTGTTACGTCCGGCGAGGACAATTCTCCGCTGCCGGGTGTGAACGTTGTGATAAAGGGAACGTCGACCGGTGCTTCGACCAATGCCGAAGGCGCCTATACCATTACGGTTCCGACCAACCTGGTCAAAAATGGCGTACTGGTGTATTCGTTCATCGGTATGAAAAGCATAGAGGTTCCCATCGGGTCGCAAAGCACCATTTCGGTTAAGCTACAGCGGGACGAAACATCGCTCGATGAGGTGATTGTCAGTGCCCTGGGTTTCAAGGAAAATGCCGATAAACTGGGCTCTACGGCGGCCAAGATCGACGCCAAAGATCTGGTTCGCTCGGGCGAAACGGGCGTCATCAACGGCATGGCCGGGAAAGCCGCTGGCGTACTCATTACGCGCTCGGCCGGTGATCCTGGCGCGGGGTCATACATCCAGATCCGGGGGCAGAACACCATTACGGGCTCGACCCAGCCGCTGGTCATTGTGGACGGTATTCCGATCAGTAACTCGACCCTGGGCGATCAGTCGGCTGGCGTAACGCAGCAGTCGCGTTTGAACGACATCAACCCCGACGACATCGCGTCTATGCAGATCCTGAAGGGGGCATCGGCGGCTGCCTTATGGGGCTCACGGGCGGCTAATGGTGTAATCGTAATCACGACCAAAAAAGGGGCTAATTCCGACAAGATTAATATTTCGTTCAGCTCGACGGTTTCGTTCGACCGGGCCAATCGGCTGCACCCGCTGCAAACTAGCTACGGCCAGGGATCGGGCGGGGTGTATCAACCCACCAGTGCGTTCTCCTGGGGCGATAAAATTGCCAGCCGGGCGGGCGGGGAAGACGTAGTGAACACGACCGGTTCGCGCTTCGAAGCCTACAACGGCCAGACATTTTACCCGATTATAACGAAAAACTCGCGGGAGACCTATAACGATGCCCGATTGGCGGAGGTATTCCGGACGGGTACGTATATCGACAATAACCTGGCCATCAGTGGCGGTAACGACAAGGGGAATTTCTACCTGAGCATAGGTGATCTGCGTCAGAAAGGAATCATCAACGGGCAGAGCGATTACTACCGAACATCGGTGCGCTTCAACACGGAACGGCGCTTCAACGATATCATCAAGGCGACGACCAACGCGGCTTATGTCCGGACTACTTCGAACCGGATTCAGCGGAGTAACAGCGTGAACGGTCTCTACATTGGGATGCTGCGTACCCCGCCCGATTTCGACAGTCGTCCTTACAAGGGCAACTACTTCGCATCGCCAACGGCCAGCGCCATTCCCAATCGCCAGCGCTCTTACCGGAACTACCTGGGCGCGTCGGCCAACCCGATCTATAACGATCCGCTCTGGGCCATCCACGAGCTAACGAACTTCTCGGAAGTGGACCGATTTATCGTCAACTCCGAAATCCTGATCACTCCCTCGAAGTGGTTCGACATCACGGCGCGGGGCGGTATCGACAGCTACACTGATCACCGGATTACGAACTATCCCGTCAACTCGGCCATCAATAGCGGGCTGGGTTCGTTTGAGGAAGGAATCCTGAAAGAAAACGAGATGAACCTCGACGTGATTGGCCGGGCGTTTAAGGATTTCGGAAAGGACATCACGAGTACGCTGATCGTCGGCTTCAACATCAACGACCGGCAATACCTGAACTTGGGCGGTACGATGAACACCTTTATCATTGCCGATGCGCCACCAAACTTTGGTAATTCGCTGACGGCGAATGATGCGCCGTACCGCACCACGACCCACCGCCGGATGGCGCGCCTGTACTCGACCCTGAACCTAGGTTTCTTCAACCAGGTATTCCTGAACGCATCGGTAGCGGCAGAGTCGGGGTCGACTTTTGGCAGTCAGACACAGTCAACCTTTTATTATCCATCGGCCGACGTAGCGTGGCAGTTTACGCAACTGCCTGCCCTGCGCGACAATACTCTGCTATCGTTCGGTAAACTGCGGGCTTCCTACGGGATTGTAGGGGTCCAGCCCGATGCTTACCGGAACACCACGACCTACGTAACGGCCTCGTTCAGCAGTTGGGCCAGTGCGCTGAGCGGTTCGGGCTACGGCAATGGGGCCTACGTCCGCAGTGGTCGCCAGGGGGATCCGTTCCTGCGGCCCGAGCGTAAAACGGAGTGGGAGCTGGGGACCGATCTGCGGTTCTTCAATAACAAGCTGACGGCAGGCTTTACGTACTACCAGAACAAGATCAACGACCTACTGCTGGATGTAGCCACGGCGGGCTCAACGGGATATACCTCAAAATACACCAACGCCGGTTCCATGAGCAACAAAGGCTGGGAACTTGATCTGAGCTACAATCTGCTCCAGACCAAAGATTTCAGCTGGACACTATCGGGCAACCTGAGCCGGAACATCAACCGGGTAACGAATCTGGCCGGTACGGATATCATTACGCTGGGCGGGTTCAGCAGTACAGCCAGTACGGTAGCGCGGGTAGGGTACGCCATGTCGTCGCTCTACGGCGGTACATATGCCCGGAATGATGATGGGTCACTGGCGCTCAACGCCAACGGGTTTCCGCAGGTAGCCTCCTCATTCGGTGTGATCGGCGATCCAAACCCGGATTATCGGGGGGGCTTTGGTACCAGCCTGTCGTACAGGAAGTTTTCGCTGAATGTGCTATTCGAAACTTTCCAGGGTGGTGATTTTTACACGGGTACGCAGGGGGTCTTGACTTACTTCGGCACACACGCCGATGTAGGGAACGAAGTAACGCTGACCCAGGCGCTGAAAAACTACGCGGGCCAGACTATTGCCGCTGGTACGACGGTGCGTGGGGCGATCAAAGATTTTGGGACCGGGCCGGTACTACTCGACCAGTCGTATTATACTTCGATTGGGGGTGGGTTTAGTACGCTGGTTGAACAGTTTATCAAAGACGGTAGCTGGACCCGGCTGCGGGAAGTGTCGCTGGGGTACAGCTTCAACTCGCCCAAATTCCGGCAGAAAACCCGGCTGCAATCCATCGATCTGACCGTAACGGGACGAAACCCGATTCTGTGGACCAAGATTGCGGGTATCGATCCGGAAACATCCCTGAACGGAGCCAGCAACTCGCGGGGGCAGGATTACTTCAACAGCCCGAACACAAAATCGCTGCTGTTCAGCGTGAAAATCAATTACTAACCTCCTTCAAGCTGCTAAATCAAATGAAGCGATTCTATAAACCCCTTGTTGTGGCGCTCCTTGGTCTGACGGCAATGGCCTGCAACTCGATCGTCGATGGGTTGAACGTCGACCCGAACAATCCTACCAGTGCTACCGCCAGCCTACTGCTGACCGGTACCGAAATTGCCAACATGGCGACGCAGGAAGGCATGGCTAGTCGCCTGACCACCATCTGGGACGGGTATCTGAGCGGAGCCGACCGCCAGTGGCTTGACTATTACAACTACAATGTATCGGCCGGAATTTACGACACAGACTGGAACCTGGTCTTTCAGGGAGTGAATGCTAATGCCCTGCTAACCATTGAGCAGGCAACGGCATTGGGCAATCGGAAAATGGCAGCTATTGCCAAGATCTTGCGGGCTAACGCGCTGGCAACCGCGACCGAACTCTGGGGAGACATTCCGTTCGACCAGGCGGGTAACAGCGCCTTATATCCCAATCCGGCCTTTGAACCGCAGGCAACCGTATACACCAAACTGATTGCGCTGGTAGACGACGCCATCGCCGATCTGAATAACGGAATCGGTACTGTCTCGACGGAGGATATTCACTTTGGGGGCGATGCTACGAAATGGAAACAGACGGCCTATACGCTGAAAGCCCGACTGCTGACCGATATGAAACAATACGATGCGGCTTATACAGCGGCCCAGAGCGGGATTAGTGCCTACGCTAACTCTCTCTACGCACCCCACGGCTCCATCGCCAACGTCAATCAGAACCAGTTCTACACCTTCCTGACTATCCAGCGGACGGGTGATATTTTCGCAGTAGGGGCCTATAATGTAGGGCTGCTGAACCCCGCCGGTACGCGCTACCGGGGAAATAGCAAGACAATCGAAACAGCGCGTTACCGGTTCTATTACCTGGAAAACGGCGTGAATACGGCGGGGCGGATTGAACCCAACACGTCGGGAACCAGTGGATTCTTCGCGCAGAACGCCAGCTTCCCGCTCATTACGTATCAGGAGAACATGCTGACGCTGGCCGAAATGGCGTTACGTAGCGGCAAAGGCTTTACGACGGCACTGGGGCATCTGAACGCCTACCGGGCTTTCCTAAACGGCGGTGGCTATATTAACACCACCTATCTGACGACTGGCAACTACAAATACGAGGCCTACACAGCTGCCGACTTTGCGGTAGGTGGTATCGAAAACGCCGACGGTATCAGCGCTGACAATGCTTTGCTGCGTGAGATTTTGCAGGAGCGTTACGTATCGTTTTACGGTCAGCACATCGGCTGGAACGACGAGCGCCGGAACCGCAACGATCCGTACGGCATAAAGCTAACACCGAACAGCGGTACGCGGCTACCATCGCGGTTTATCTACTCGCAGAACGAATTGAACTCGAACGCCAGCGCACCAAAAGCTTTCCCGACGACGTTCGATGTGATGTCAATTTATCAGTAGCGTTTCTGATTCATACCAATGCCCATTCCCACAGTGGTTTTGATTGATCACTGTGGGAATGGGCATTGACGTTACTACAATTAATACCCAAGCTCAACATTGTAGCGGGGAACGAGTTATGCCAACGTTGATTTGGTTTTCATCACATGGCTTTTACGTTTTTAACCGCCGAATGGCGCAACCTGATTTTTGCCAATTACGCCATCGACCGGCGCGTGCTGGAGCCGCTTGTTCCCTACGGCACCGAACTCGACGAATTTGAAGGCGTCTGCTATGGGAGTCTGGTTGGCTTTTACTTCCAACGGGTCAAAATGCTCGGCAAGATAGCTGTACCCTTCCACACCCAGTTTGAAGAGTTTAACCTACGCTTCTACGTTAGGCGAAAAACAGACAATGGCTGGCAGCGCGGGGTTGTCTTTGTGAAGGAGATTGTACCCAAGCTGGCCATTACGTTAGTCGCAAACACACTCTACGGCGAGCCCTACGCTACCCATCCTATGCGACATCGCTGGCAACCTGATGGTGATCGGCAGTTAATTGAGTACGAATGGAAAGTAGGCGCTGGCTGGAATCATATACGGGTGTTGGCCGACCAGGCGGGGCAGGCCCTCACGCCTGATAGCGAGGAAGCGTTCATCACGGAGCACTATTGGGGGTACACGAAGCGATCGGCGCTGTTCGGCGCCGGATCGCGTACGTCGGAGTACGAAGTTGTACACCCGCAGTGGCGCATTTACCCCGTTCACGACTACTCTGTACGCTGCGATATCACCACGCTCTACGGGCCACAGTTTGCGCCCTTTTTTGAGGGACCTCCCCATTCCGTCTTCCTGGCCGATGGGTCGGCGGTGGCGATTCGGTCGGGCGCTACGTTGCAGGGGTGAGAAGAAACCCAGTCATTTCCTGCAGCGCGCTTGTCGCATGGACAACAAAAGGGTAGGAGTAGGAAGTGGATTCCACTTTCTTACTCTTACCCCAGTACTGTTTCCTTTTTATCGGCCGCCCCGGCCACCGTGGAATCCACCAAAGCTACCCCCGCCGAAGGAACGCATACCGCTGACGGGGCTGCCTCCGAACGACCGATTACTGAAACCGCCGTACGAACGCATGTTGCCCCGGTAACTGCCTGAGCCCATCCGGTCTAGTGGGGCCGCCAATCGCCCGTTACCACTGCTTAAGGTTCCTGGTGAACTATAGATACGGCCGCCACCGAACCAATTCGGACGACCGCCAAGCGTGCTGTAGGCAGGACCAAACGCCCGGTGGGCCGCTGTCATAAAACCGGAGTTGCCCGGCGACCAGTAGCGATGATAACCGACGTTGTTGGCGTAATACGTATTGAAGCGGTTATACAGGTGGGGATAATACGAGTAGCCCCGGTTAAAAAACCAGTTAGAGAAACCGATGGATGGCAGACCAAAGACAACCAAGTTGCCACCAGTACCGGCGTAAAAGCCGGTTCCGTACCACCAGGCCGATGGATACCACATCGGCGACGCGTACCAGTATGGGTAACCAAACCAGTAGGAATAGGGATTCTGGTTGTAGTAACCCGTATTAATCCAGGCTGGGTTCGGATTGATGCCGTTCGTGCGGTAGCCGTTGGCCTGCGCGTAGGCCTGACCAGCCTGCTGTAGTTCCTGCTGCGCCTGCGGGTCCTGGTTCAGTTCTCGCTGGTAATTAGCCAGTTCCTGCTGATTTTGTGCGTCCAGCTTGTCGTGTAAGTCCGTCAGGTTTTGCGCTACACCCACGGGATCGGTCTGATACGCCCGGCCTAGTTCCGCCGTTTTGTCGATCTGCTGCGTCAACAGTGTCAGTACGTCGGGCATGCCGAGTAACTGCCGGAAAGCAG encodes:
- a CDS encoding SusC/RagA family TonB-linked outer membrane protein, whose product is MRKRLPLILLLFALYLPMQIWAQGRTVKGVVTSGEDNSPLPGVNVVIKGTSTGASTNAEGAYTITVPTNLVKNGVLVYSFIGMKSIEVPIGSQSTISVKLQRDETSLDEVIVSALGFKENADKLGSTAAKIDAKDLVRSGETGVINGMAGKAAGVLITRSAGDPGAGSYIQIRGQNTITGSTQPLVIVDGIPISNSTLGDQSAGVTQQSRLNDINPDDIASMQILKGASAAALWGSRAANGVIVITTKKGANSDKINISFSSTVSFDRANRLHPLQTSYGQGSGGVYQPTSAFSWGDKIASRAGGEDVVNTTGSRFEAYNGQTFYPIITKNSRETYNDARLAEVFRTGTYIDNNLAISGGNDKGNFYLSIGDLRQKGIINGQSDYYRTSVRFNTERRFNDIIKATTNAAYVRTTSNRIQRSNSVNGLYIGMLRTPPDFDSRPYKGNYFASPTASAIPNRQRSYRNYLGASANPIYNDPLWAIHELTNFSEVDRFIVNSEILITPSKWFDITARGGIDSYTDHRITNYPVNSAINSGLGSFEEGILKENEMNLDVIGRAFKDFGKDITSTLIVGFNINDRQYLNLGGTMNTFIIADAPPNFGNSLTANDAPYRTTTHRRMARLYSTLNLGFFNQVFLNASVAAESGSTFGSQTQSTFYYPSADVAWQFTQLPALRDNTLLSFGKLRASYGIVGVQPDAYRNTTTYVTASFSSWASALSGSGYGNGAYVRSGRQGDPFLRPERKTEWELGTDLRFFNNKLTAGFTYYQNKINDLLLDVATAGSTGYTSKYTNAGSMSNKGWELDLSYNLLQTKDFSWTLSGNLSRNINRVTNLAGTDIITLGGFSSTASTVARVGYAMSSLYGGTYARNDDGSLALNANGFPQVASSFGVIGDPNPDYRGGFGTSLSYRKFSLNVLFETFQGGDFYTGTQGVLTYFGTHADVGNEVTLTQALKNYAGQTIAAGTTVRGAIKDFGTGPVLLDQSYYTSIGGGFSTLVEQFIKDGSWTRLREVSLGYSFNSPKFRQKTRLQSIDLTVTGRNPILWTKIAGIDPETSLNGASNSRGQDYFNSPNTKSLLFSVKINY
- a CDS encoding amidohydrolase family protein — its product is MNRLLIFLLFLGTVQTKASTLDSLKVPVTEGTNMAAALSPDGQTIAMDLQGTIWLLSSKGGTAIPVTDALGDCRQPAWSPDGNWVVFHAFWDGTYHLWMVNKIGTERKQLTFGIYDDREPHWSPDGKTLVFSSDRGGNYDIWQLTVADGKLTQLTKNAANEYNPAYSPDGQQIAFISERPDAPGLYRLPFGGTEQLVLGTSAKLAAPTWQPNGSHILYNALTKDQSNLSSVGLDDKKSQLLSQATEDVFPFRASWFSPTEYIYTADGQLKRGKLGQKTTVIPFTATVTISRRNYQRKRYDFDTATPRPVKGIKGPTLSPDGKQIVFAALGDIWLLTKGNPQPKALTNDAYIEADPTWSPDGAQLAFTSDRQGNMDLWVRDLKTGKDQRLVDLPDDINYPTWSPDGKRIAFYQGDPRNVWGRGTLSSVDVATGKIDKHHESVFVPSQPSWSPDGRTIALSALDVYSSRYREGKSEITLVTIDGAADGSGDRHVSPVEERTLGTRGKNGPAWSPNGNWMAYIMDGLLWVSPVDRQGNPLGPPKRLTNDLADAPTWAGDSQSLLYMATDTLKQVYLADGHIENIPMQFTWQPAKPSESLVIHAGRVFDGKSATYRTNVDILIEGNRIRDIVPHQAQRSGKVIDASTKTIIPGLFEMHSHQNAMSGEQQGRLWLSYGITSVREPGADPYDALERKESWATNRRKGPRQFFTGGLTDGTRIYYGLATSISSPSHLELELNRSVDLGFDLIKTYVRMPDPMQQRITNFAHAHGMPISSHEIYPAMRYEVDAVEHIGGTSRRGYSPKISAMNRSYQDVIQLLAKSGMNITPTATLQGGFYVLAGRDPNFFENKQYKAFFSESFTNSLQAGVAQISKINPGYLTNFANIQKSVKALIDAGAHVTAGTDSPFVPYGMSLHTELQVFVDSGLTPFEALRSATLWAAEAVGVSQDLGSLEAGKLADLVIVDGDPLTHVKDAWNVVTVVKNGDVYSLDELLKKP
- a CDS encoding SusD/RagB family nutrient-binding outer membrane lipoprotein, whose protein sequence is MKRFYKPLVVALLGLTAMACNSIVDGLNVDPNNPTSATASLLLTGTEIANMATQEGMASRLTTIWDGYLSGADRQWLDYYNYNVSAGIYDTDWNLVFQGVNANALLTIEQATALGNRKMAAIAKILRANALATATELWGDIPFDQAGNSALYPNPAFEPQATVYTKLIALVDDAIADLNNGIGTVSTEDIHFGGDATKWKQTAYTLKARLLTDMKQYDAAYTAAQSGISAYANSLYAPHGSIANVNQNQFYTFLTIQRTGDIFAVGAYNVGLLNPAGTRYRGNSKTIETARYRFYYLENGVNTAGRIEPNTSGTSGFFAQNASFPLITYQENMLTLAEMALRSGKGFTTALGHLNAYRAFLNGGGYINTTYLTTGNYKYEAYTAADFAVGGIENADGISADNALLREILQERYVSFYGQHIGWNDERRNRNDPYGIKLTPNSGTRLPSRFIYSQNELNSNASAPKAFPTTFDVMSIYQ
- a CDS encoding YqjF family protein translates to MAFTFLTAEWRNLIFANYAIDRRVLEPLVPYGTELDEFEGVCYGSLVGFYFQRVKMLGKIAVPFHTQFEEFNLRFYVRRKTDNGWQRGVVFVKEIVPKLAITLVANTLYGEPYATHPMRHRWQPDGDRQLIEYEWKVGAGWNHIRVLADQAGQALTPDSEEAFITEHYWGYTKRSALFGAGSRTSEYEVVHPQWRIYPVHDYSVRCDITTLYGPQFAPFFEGPPHSVFLADGSAVAIRSGATLQG